The following coding sequences lie in one Haemorhous mexicanus isolate bHaeMex1 chromosome 10, bHaeMex1.pri, whole genome shotgun sequence genomic window:
- the LOC132331735 gene encoding uncharacterized protein LOC132331735 isoform X2 has protein sequence MGQDNSKLQPGDLIEIDRPRHQHWALYIGNGYVINLIPAGKQDLKVGVHTLPLFIRKVKKQLLKEVVRNHKWRVNNKYDHSYKPLQKKEIICRAERYDDRKLNYWGFGSNCEHFVTNLRYGDQLSTFVGSELQNLDMTEDKNSPNPGDLIEIKMGGSYEHWALCVGKQHVIHMTPLDEETTTLSASSESVLTRKARVTKELLEAVARNDDWSVNNKCDLFRTPLPVEEIIWRAHGCIGKELTYDVLSRCSEDFVTNLRYGGPLRALLCGEMQNLDMTEDKNYPNPGDLIEIKRSGYQHWALYLRKGYVIHVTDVDEGNTSLSSNSGSVFLRNAIVRKELLKAVAGNYKWRVNNKYDCYRTPFPMKEIIRRAEPWIGKKLPYRLFRKNCEHFVTKLRYGDGVSEQAKTALQNINSVSSVVLGGIGVGSLIAAAGIPVVGLPLMASASLAAAGGGSLLGSIGFTFSNIADSFTSAKFEKAGRDILEKSCC, from the exons ATGGGACAGGACAATTCCAAACTCCAGCCTGGAGACCTGATCGAGATCGACCGGCCACGTCATCAGCACTGGGCCCTGTACATAGGGAATGGATATGTCATCAATTTGATACCTGCTG GTAAGCAGGACCTAAAGGTGGGAGTCCACACCCTGCCACTATTCATCAGAAAAGTGAAGAAGCAGCTCCTGAAGGAGGTGGTGCGAAATCATAAATGGCGTGTCAACAACAAGTATGACCACTCATACAAGCCTCTCCAAAAGAAGGAGATCATTTGTCGTGCTGAGAGATATGATGACAGGAAGTTGAACTACTGGGGGTTTGGTAGCAACTGTGAGCACTTTGTGACAAATCTCCGCTATGGTGAC CAGCTGAGCACTTTTGTGGGTAGTGAATTGCAAAATCTTGATATGACAGAAGACAAGAACTCCCCCAACCCTGGGGACCTGATCGAGATCAAAATGGGAGGATCTTATGAGCACTGGGCCCTCTGCGTAGGGAAACAACATGTTATCCATATGACACCTCTAG aTGAAGAAACCACAACCCTGTCAGCCAGCAGTGAGTCAGTACTCACCAGAAAGGCCAGGGTTACCAAGGAGCTCCTGGAAGCAGTGGCCAGAAATGATGACTGGTCTGTCAATAACAAGTGTGACCTTTTCCGCACGCCTCTGCCCGTGGAGGAGATCATCTGGCGTGCTCATGGCTGCATTGGCAAGGAGCTGACATATGATGTGCTTAGTAGATGCTCTGAGGATTTTGTGACAAATCTCCGCTATGGTGGCCCG CTGAGGGCTTTATTATGTGGAGAAATGCAAAATCTTGATATGACAGAAGACAAGAACTACCCCAACCCTGGGGACCTGATCGAGATCAAGCGATCAGGGTACCAGCACTGGGCCCTCTACTTGCGGAAAGGATATGTCATCCATGTGACAGATGTAG aTGAAGGAAATACATCCCTGTCATCCAACAGTGGGTCAGTATTTCTCAGAAATGCCATAGTGAGGAAGGAGCTCCTGAAAGCAGTGGCTGGAAATTATAAATGGCGTGTCAACAACAAGTACGACTGTTACCGCACTCCTTTCCCAATGAAGGAGATCATCCGGCGTGCTGAACCATGGATTGGCAAGAAGCTGCCATATCGTTTGTTCCGCAAGAACTGTGAGCACTTTGTGACAAAGCTGCGCTATGGAGATGGAGTCTCTGAGCAG GCCAAGACAGCACTTCAAAATATCAATTCCGTTTCTTCTGTAGTGTTGGGTGGGATAGGAGTTGGCAGTCTTATTGCTGCAGCCGGTATTCCTGTGGTTGGTCTTCCTCTTATGGCTTCTGCTTCTTTAGCGGCTGCTGGTGGTGGTAGTCTTCTTGGCAGTATTGGTTTCACTTTCAGCAATATTGCTGATTCCTTCACTTCTGCCAAATTTGAAAAGGCAGGGAGAGATATACTAGAAAAGAGTTGCTGTTAG
- the LOC132331735 gene encoding uncharacterized protein LOC132331735 isoform X1, producing the protein MGQDNSKLQPGDLIEIDRPRHQHWALYIGNGYVINLIPAGKQDLKVGVHTLPLFIRKVKKQLLKEVVRNHKWRVNNKYDHSYKPLQKKEIICRAERYDDRKLNYWGFGSNCEHFVTNLRYGDKLSTFVGSELQNLDMTEDKNSPNPGDLIEIKMGGSYEHWALCVGKQHVIHMTPLDEETTTLSASSESVLTRKARVTKELLEAVARNDDWSVNNKCDLFRTPLPVEEIIWRAHGCIGKELTYDVLSRCSEDFVTNLRYGGPLRALLCGEMQNLDMTEDKNYPNPGDLIEIKRSGYQHWALYLRKGYVIHVTDVDEGNTSLSSNSGSVFLRNAIVRKELLKAVAGNYKWRVNNKYDCYRTPFPMKEIIRRAEPWIGKKLPYRLFRKNCEHFVTKLRYGDGVSEQAKTALQNINSVSSVVLGGIGVGSLIAAAGIPVVGLPLMASASLAAAGGGSLLGSIGFTFSNIADSFTSAKFEKAGRDILEKSCC; encoded by the exons ATGGGACAGGACAATTCCAAACTCCAGCCTGGAGACCTGATCGAGATCGACCGGCCACGTCATCAGCACTGGGCCCTGTACATAGGGAATGGATATGTCATCAATTTGATACCTGCTG GTAAGCAGGACCTAAAGGTGGGAGTCCACACCCTGCCACTATTCATCAGAAAAGTGAAGAAGCAGCTCCTGAAGGAGGTGGTGCGAAATCATAAATGGCGTGTCAACAACAAGTATGACCACTCATACAAGCCTCTCCAAAAGAAGGAGATCATTTGTCGTGCTGAGAGATATGATGACAGGAAGTTGAACTACTGGGGGTTTGGTAGCAACTGTGAGCACTTTGTGACAAATCTCCGCTATGGTGACAAA CTGAGCACTTTTGTGGGTAGTGAATTGCAAAATCTTGATATGACAGAAGACAAGAACTCCCCCAACCCTGGGGACCTGATCGAGATCAAAATGGGAGGATCTTATGAGCACTGGGCCCTCTGCGTAGGGAAACAACATGTTATCCATATGACACCTCTAG aTGAAGAAACCACAACCCTGTCAGCCAGCAGTGAGTCAGTACTCACCAGAAAGGCCAGGGTTACCAAGGAGCTCCTGGAAGCAGTGGCCAGAAATGATGACTGGTCTGTCAATAACAAGTGTGACCTTTTCCGCACGCCTCTGCCCGTGGAGGAGATCATCTGGCGTGCTCATGGCTGCATTGGCAAGGAGCTGACATATGATGTGCTTAGTAGATGCTCTGAGGATTTTGTGACAAATCTCCGCTATGGTGGCCCG CTGAGGGCTTTATTATGTGGAGAAATGCAAAATCTTGATATGACAGAAGACAAGAACTACCCCAACCCTGGGGACCTGATCGAGATCAAGCGATCAGGGTACCAGCACTGGGCCCTCTACTTGCGGAAAGGATATGTCATCCATGTGACAGATGTAG aTGAAGGAAATACATCCCTGTCATCCAACAGTGGGTCAGTATTTCTCAGAAATGCCATAGTGAGGAAGGAGCTCCTGAAAGCAGTGGCTGGAAATTATAAATGGCGTGTCAACAACAAGTACGACTGTTACCGCACTCCTTTCCCAATGAAGGAGATCATCCGGCGTGCTGAACCATGGATTGGCAAGAAGCTGCCATATCGTTTGTTCCGCAAGAACTGTGAGCACTTTGTGACAAAGCTGCGCTATGGAGATGGAGTCTCTGAGCAG GCCAAGACAGCACTTCAAAATATCAATTCCGTTTCTTCTGTAGTGTTGGGTGGGATAGGAGTTGGCAGTCTTATTGCTGCAGCCGGTATTCCTGTGGTTGGTCTTCCTCTTATGGCTTCTGCTTCTTTAGCGGCTGCTGGTGGTGGTAGTCTTCTTGGCAGTATTGGTTTCACTTTCAGCAATATTGCTGATTCCTTCACTTCTGCCAAATTTGAAAAGGCAGGGAGAGATATACTAGAAAAGAGTTGCTGTTAG